The bacterium DNA segment CAGGTCGACGGTGGTTTCAAGACCGGACGCGACGTGGCGATCGGAGCGCTGCTCGGCGCCGACGAGTTCGGCTTCGCGACCGCACCGCTGGTCGCGATGGGCTGCATCCTGATGCGCGTCTGCCACCTGAACACCTGCCCGGTCGGAATCGCGACCCAGCGCCCCGAGCTTCGCGAGCGCTTCGCGGGAGAGCCGGAGCACGTGGTCAAGTTCTTCTTCTTCGTGGCCGAGCAGCTGCGCCAGATCATGGCCGAGCTCGGCTATCGCAAGATGGACGAGATGATCGGCCAGACCCATCGCCTCCAGATGCGGAAGTCGATCAATCACTGGAAGGCTTCGTCGATCGATCTCTCGGACCTCCTGTTCCGGCCCGACGTTCCGCACGACATCGTGAACACGGGCAAGCAGGACCACGGTCTCGAGAAGGCCCTCGACATGAAGCTCCTCGAGCTGGCCGAGCCGGCCCTCGAGCGGGGGGAGAAGGTTCGCATCGAGCTCCCGATCGAGAACATCAACCGGACGGTCGGCACGATCCTGGGCTCCGAGGTGAGCCGGAAGTACGGGCTCGCGGGGCTCCCGGACGGAACGATCGAGATCGAGTTCACGGGCTCCGCGGGACAGAGCGTGGGCGCCTGGCTGCCGAAGGGCATCCAGATCCGAGTGACCGGCGACGCGAACGACTACTGCGGCAAGGGCCTCTCCGGAGGTCGCGTGATCGTGCGCGCGCCGGCGGACGTCTCCTACGAGCCGACCGAGAACATCATCGCCGGCAACGTGCTCCTCTACGGGGCGACCGGTGGCGAGGCGTTCTTCCACGGGCTCGCGGGCGAACGCTTCTGCGTGCGCAACTCCGGTGCCCACGCTGTCGTCGAAGGCGTGGGTGACCACGGCTGCGAGTACATGACCGGCGGGCGGGCCATCATCCTCGGCCCGACCGGGCTCAACTTCGCCGCCGGCATGAGTGGCGGTATCGCCTACGTCCTCGACGAGGCGGGTGACTTCGAGAGCCACCTCAACCCGCTGGCGGCCGTCGACCTCGATCCGCTGGGCGACGACGACGTCGAGTACCTCCAGAACATGCTCCGCAAGCACTTCGACTACACCCGGAGCGCGCGTGCCGAGGACATCCTGCGCAAGTGGGACACCTACGCCCCGAAGTTCGTGAAGGTGTTCCCGACGGAGTACCGCGAGGCCCTCGACAAGATGGCGGCCGAAGGGATCACGCCCTCCCGCTAGCCGAACCCGAACGGCCGCGCCGCGCGCGACCGCGACGAACCCCCAGGACGCGCCTCCCCCGAGAGTGGGAGGAGGGCGTCGAGAGAGACTCAGATGGCGAAGCCCACCGGATTCCTCGAAGAGAAGCGAGAGAACGTCACCTACCGCGACCGCAAGGAGCGGATCGGCGACTTCAAGCAGGTGATGAACACGATCCCCGTGGAGCAGCTGACGGCCCAGGCCTCCCGCTGCATGGACTGCGGGATTCCGTTCTGCAGCAACCCGAACAGCGGACGCGGCGGGTGCCCCCTCGGCAACATCATTCCGGACTGGAACGACCTCGTGTACCGCGGGAAGTGGGAGGAGGCGATCAGCCGGCTCCACTCGACGAACAACTTTCCGGAGTTCACCGGCTCGATCTGCCCTGCGCCCTGTGAGGCGGGCTGTGTGCTCGGAATCAACGACGACCCGGTGACGATCAAGAACATCGAGTTCAAGATCGTGAGCGAGGGCTGGGACCGTGGCTACATCAAGCCGGCCATTCCGGAGAAGCGGAGCGGAAAGTCGGTCGCCGTCGTCGGTTCCGGCCCGGCGGGGCTCGCTGCGGCTCAGCAGCTCGCTCGCGCGGGCCACACGGTCACCGTCTTCGAGAAGAACGACCGGATCGGTGGGCTGCTCCGCTACGGGATCCCCGAATTCAAGATGGAGAAGTGGATCATCGATCGCCGCCTCGAGCAGATGAAGGAGGAGGGGGTCTCCTTCCAGACCGGGGTCGAGGTCGGCAAGGACCTGACCGCCGCGGATCTGCGCAAGAACTTCGATGCGGTCCTGCTCACGATGGGCGCCGAGCAGCCCCGCGACCTGCCGGTCGAGGGACGCGAGCTCGAGGGCGTCCACTTCGCGATGGATTTCCTCCCCCAGGCGACCAAGCGGGTCCACGGGGACCAGCTGCCGCCGGAGGACGACATCCTCGCGGGTGGCAAGAACGTGGTCGTCCTCGGGGGCGGCGACACGGGCTCGGATTGTGTGGGGACGAGCCATCGCCAGGGTGCGAGCTCGGTGACGTCGATCGAGCTCCTCGAGGAACCGCCGCATGGCAAGAACCCGTCCACGCCGTGGCCGATGTGGCCGATGATCGCCCGCGGCTCCAGCTCTCACGACGAGGGCGGCACCCGCAAGTACGCGATGATGACGAAGCGATTCTCGGGGGCGAATGGCCGCATCGAGAAGCTCCATGGCGTCCAGGTGCGCTTCGGCGACCCGGACGAGTCGGGCCGGCCCGTCATGGAAGAGGTCGAGGGCAGCGAGTTCGAGCTGGATGCCGACCTCGTCCTGCTCGCTCTGGGCTTTCTCGGTCCGGTTCAGTCGGGTCTCATCGAGGACCTGGGGCTCAAGCTCGATCCGCGTGGCAACATCGAAGCGAACGTCGAGGACTACCGGACGTCGGAGCCGGGGGTTTTCGCCGCGGGCGACTGCCGGCGCGGACAGAGTCTCGTCGTCTGGGCCCAGTCCGAAGGCCGGGAGGCCGCCCGAGCGGTCGACACCTACCTGATG contains these protein-coding regions:
- a CDS encoding glutamate synthase subunit beta; translation: MAKPTGFLEEKRENVTYRDRKERIGDFKQVMNTIPVEQLTAQASRCMDCGIPFCSNPNSGRGGCPLGNIIPDWNDLVYRGKWEEAISRLHSTNNFPEFTGSICPAPCEAGCVLGINDDPVTIKNIEFKIVSEGWDRGYIKPAIPEKRSGKSVAVVGSGPAGLAAAQQLARAGHTVTVFEKNDRIGGLLRYGIPEFKMEKWIIDRRLEQMKEEGVSFQTGVEVGKDLTAADLRKNFDAVLLTMGAEQPRDLPVEGRELEGVHFAMDFLPQATKRVHGDQLPPEDDILAGGKNVVVLGGGDTGSDCVGTSHRQGASSVTSIELLEEPPHGKNPSTPWPMWPMIARGSSSHDEGGTRKYAMMTKRFSGANGRIEKLHGVQVRFGDPDESGRPVMEEVEGSEFELDADLVLLALGFLGPVQSGLIEDLGLKLDPRGNIEANVEDYRTSEPGVFAAGDCRRGQSLVVWAQSEGREAARAVDTYLMGESRLQSRNTVGNFPG